One window from the genome of Diceros bicornis minor isolate mBicDic1 chromosome 1, mDicBic1.mat.cur, whole genome shotgun sequence encodes:
- the ARRDC3 gene encoding arrestin domain-containing protein 3 isoform X2, giving the protein MVLGKVKSLTISFDCLNDSNVPVYSSGDTVSGRVNLEVTGEIRVKSLKIHARGHAKVRWTESRNAGSNTAYTQNYTEEVEYFNHKDILIGHERDDDNSEEGFNTIHSGRHEYAFSFELPQTPLATSFEGRHGSVRYWVKAELHRPWLLPVKLKKEFTVFEHIDINTPSLLSPQAGTKEKTLCCWFCTSGPISLSAKIERKGYTPGESIQIFAEIENCSSRMVVPKAAIYQTQAFYAKGKMKEVKQLVANLRGESLSSGKTETWNGKLLKIPPVSPSILDCSIIRVEYSLMVYVDIPGAMDLFLNLPLVIGTIPLHPFGSRTSSVSSQCSMNMNWLGLSLPERPEEHAVRIACIFFLQHHPAMQKW; this is encoded by the exons ATGGTGCTGGGAAAGGTGAAGAGTTTGACAATAAGCTTTGACTGTCTCAATGACAGCAATGTCCCTGTGTATTCTAGTGGGGATACAGTCTCAGGAAGGGTGAATTTAGAAGTTACTGGGGAAATCAGAGTAAAATCGCTTAAAATTCATGCAAGAGGACATGCGAAAGTACGCTGGACCGAATCTCGAAACGCCGGCTCCAATACTGCCTATACACAGAATTACACTGAAGAAGTAGAATATTTCAACCATAAAGACATCTTAATTGGACACGAAAGAG ATGATGATAATTCGGAAGAAGGCTTCAACACTATTCATTCAGGAAGGCATGAGTATGCATTCAGCTTCGAGCTTCCACAGAC ACCACTTGCTACCTCATTCGAAGGCCGACATGGCAGTGTGCGCTATTGGGTGAAAGCCGAATTGCACAGGCCTTGGCTTCTACCAGTAAAATTAAAGAAGGAATTTACAGTCTTTGAGCATATAGATATCAACACTCCTTCATTACTG tCACCCCAAGCAGGCACAAAAGAAAAGACTCTCTGTTGCTGGTTCTGTACCTCAGGCCCAATATCCTTAAGTGCCAAAATTGAAAGGAAGGGCTATACCCCAG gtGAATCAATTCAGATATTTGCTGAGATTGAGAACTGCTCTTCCCGAATGGTGGTGCCAAAGGCAGCCATTTACCAAACACAGGCCTTCTATGCCAAAGGGAAAATGAAGGAGGTAAAACAGCTTGTGGCTAACTTGCGTGGGGAGTCATTATCGTCTGGAAAGACAGAGACGTGGAATGGCAAGTTGCTGAAAATTCCACCAGTTTCTCCCTCCATCCTCGACTGTAGTATAATCCGTGTGGAATATTCACTAATG GTATATGTGGATATTCCTGGAGCTAtggatttatttcttaatttgcCACTTGTCATCGGTACCATTCCTCTACATCCATTTGGTAGCAGAACCTCAAGTGTAAGCAGTCAGTGCAGCATGAATATGAACTGGCTTGGTTTATCCCTGCCTGAAAGACCTGAAG AACATGCTGTTCGAATTGCGTGTATCTTTTTCCTTCAGCACCACCCAGCTATGCAGAAGTGGTAA
- the ARRDC3 gene encoding arrestin domain-containing protein 3 isoform X3, whose protein sequence is MVVPKAAIYQTQAFYAKGKMKEVKQLVANLRGESLSSGKTETWNGKLLKIPPVSPSILDCSIIRVEYSLMVYVDIPGAMDLFLNLPLVIGTIPLHPFGSRTSSVSSQCSMNMNWLGLSLPERPEAPPSYAEVVTEEQRRNNLAPVSACDDFERALQGPLLAYIQEFRFLPPPLYSEIDPNPDQSTDDRPSCPSR, encoded by the exons ATGGTGGTGCCAAAGGCAGCCATTTACCAAACACAGGCCTTCTATGCCAAAGGGAAAATGAAGGAGGTAAAACAGCTTGTGGCTAACTTGCGTGGGGAGTCATTATCGTCTGGAAAGACAGAGACGTGGAATGGCAAGTTGCTGAAAATTCCACCAGTTTCTCCCTCCATCCTCGACTGTAGTATAATCCGTGTGGAATATTCACTAATG GTATATGTGGATATTCCTGGAGCTAtggatttatttcttaatttgcCACTTGTCATCGGTACCATTCCTCTACATCCATTTGGTAGCAGAACCTCAAGTGTAAGCAGTCAGTGCAGCATGAATATGAACTGGCTTGGTTTATCCCTGCCTGAAAGACCTGAAG CACCACCCAGCTATGCAGAAGTGGTAACAGAGGAACAAAGGCGGAACAATCTTGCACCGGTGAGTGCTTGTGATGACTTTGAGAGAGCGCTTCAAGGACCACTGTTGGCATATATCCAGGAGTTTCGGTTTTTGCCTCCACCTCTTTATTCAGAG
- the ARRDC3 gene encoding arrestin domain-containing protein 3 isoform X1, producing MVLGKVKSLTISFDCLNDSNVPVYSSGDTVSGRVNLEVTGEIRVKSLKIHARGHAKVRWTESRNAGSNTAYTQNYTEEVEYFNHKDILIGHERDDDNSEEGFNTIHSGRHEYAFSFELPQTPLATSFEGRHGSVRYWVKAELHRPWLLPVKLKKEFTVFEHIDINTPSLLSPQAGTKEKTLCCWFCTSGPISLSAKIERKGYTPGESIQIFAEIENCSSRMVVPKAAIYQTQAFYAKGKMKEVKQLVANLRGESLSSGKTETWNGKLLKIPPVSPSILDCSIIRVEYSLMVYVDIPGAMDLFLNLPLVIGTIPLHPFGSRTSSVSSQCSMNMNWLGLSLPERPEAPPSYAEVVTEEQRRNNLAPVSACDDFERALQGPLLAYIQEFRFLPPPLYSEIDPNPDQSTDDRPSCPSR from the exons ATGGTGCTGGGAAAGGTGAAGAGTTTGACAATAAGCTTTGACTGTCTCAATGACAGCAATGTCCCTGTGTATTCTAGTGGGGATACAGTCTCAGGAAGGGTGAATTTAGAAGTTACTGGGGAAATCAGAGTAAAATCGCTTAAAATTCATGCAAGAGGACATGCGAAAGTACGCTGGACCGAATCTCGAAACGCCGGCTCCAATACTGCCTATACACAGAATTACACTGAAGAAGTAGAATATTTCAACCATAAAGACATCTTAATTGGACACGAAAGAG ATGATGATAATTCGGAAGAAGGCTTCAACACTATTCATTCAGGAAGGCATGAGTATGCATTCAGCTTCGAGCTTCCACAGAC ACCACTTGCTACCTCATTCGAAGGCCGACATGGCAGTGTGCGCTATTGGGTGAAAGCCGAATTGCACAGGCCTTGGCTTCTACCAGTAAAATTAAAGAAGGAATTTACAGTCTTTGAGCATATAGATATCAACACTCCTTCATTACTG tCACCCCAAGCAGGCACAAAAGAAAAGACTCTCTGTTGCTGGTTCTGTACCTCAGGCCCAATATCCTTAAGTGCCAAAATTGAAAGGAAGGGCTATACCCCAG gtGAATCAATTCAGATATTTGCTGAGATTGAGAACTGCTCTTCCCGAATGGTGGTGCCAAAGGCAGCCATTTACCAAACACAGGCCTTCTATGCCAAAGGGAAAATGAAGGAGGTAAAACAGCTTGTGGCTAACTTGCGTGGGGAGTCATTATCGTCTGGAAAGACAGAGACGTGGAATGGCAAGTTGCTGAAAATTCCACCAGTTTCTCCCTCCATCCTCGACTGTAGTATAATCCGTGTGGAATATTCACTAATG GTATATGTGGATATTCCTGGAGCTAtggatttatttcttaatttgcCACTTGTCATCGGTACCATTCCTCTACATCCATTTGGTAGCAGAACCTCAAGTGTAAGCAGTCAGTGCAGCATGAATATGAACTGGCTTGGTTTATCCCTGCCTGAAAGACCTGAAG CACCACCCAGCTATGCAGAAGTGGTAACAGAGGAACAAAGGCGGAACAATCTTGCACCGGTGAGTGCTTGTGATGACTTTGAGAGAGCGCTTCAAGGACCACTGTTGGCATATATCCAGGAGTTTCGGTTTTTGCCTCCACCTCTTTATTCAGAG